The following proteins are encoded in a genomic region of Serinus canaria isolate serCan28SL12 chromosome 13, serCan2020, whole genome shotgun sequence:
- the CXXC5 gene encoding CXXC-type zinc finger protein 5 isoform X1 — translation MSNLGSHQDTGNKPETEKNNQDDSQPPVNSERRNKSGIISEPLNKSLKKSRPLSHYSTFGSSSSVSEHSEKGNPLANGNDATVDKSHSTSKHKNISSMLSKLDRMSELSSEGQTALQQFAQSTEMLKRVVQEHLPLTSEHGTGISDMEAVSAAETMNGPSDFPYLGAFPINPGLFIMTPAGVFLAESALHMAGLAEYPMQNELASAINSGKKKRKRCGMCPPCRRRINCEQCSSCRNRKTGHQICKFRKCEELKKKPSAALEKVMLPTGAAFRWFQ, via the coding sequence ATGTCAAATTTGGGCTCCCATCAAGACACTGGGAACAAGCCAGAGAcggaaaaaaataaccaagaTGACTCTCAACCCCCTGTCAACTCCGAGAGGAGGAACAAAAGTGGAATAATAAGTGAACCTTTGAACAAAAGTCTTAAGAAGTCCCGTCCACTCTCCCACTATTCCACCTTTGGTAGCAGCAGCTCGGTAAGCGAACATTCAGAGAAAGGCAACCCCTTAGCTAATGGCAACGATGCGACTGTGGATAAAAGTCATTCTACCTCAAAGCACAAAAACATCTCTAGTATGCTGAGCAAATTAGACCGGATGTCGGAGCTCTCCTCAGAAGGACAGACCGCCCTCCAACAGTTTGCTCAGTCGACAGAAATGCTCAAAAGAGTGGTACAGGAGCATCTTCCTCTAACAAGCGAGCACGGGACTGGTATCTCTGACATGGAGGCAGTCTCAGCTGCAGAGACAATGAACGGCCCCTCTGATTTTCCTTACCTGGGGGCTTTTCCCATCAACCCAGGCCTTTTCATTATGACCCCTGCCGGCGTGTTTCTGGCAGAGAGCGCGCTCCATATGGCTGGCTTGGCAGAGTATCCCATGCAGAATGAGTTGGCATCTGCCATCAATTCGGGGAAAAAGAAACGGAAAAGATGCGGCATGTGCCCGCCCTGCCGAAGACGGATAAACTGCGAGCAGTGCAGCAGTTGTAGGAATCGCAAAACTGGCCACCAGATTTGCAAATTCCGAAAATGTGAAGAACTCAAAAAGAAGCCTTCTGCAGCACTGGAG
- the CXXC5 gene encoding CXXC-type zinc finger protein 5 isoform X2 — MSNLGSHQDTGNKPETEKNNQDDSQPPVNSERRNKSGIISEPLNKSLKKSRPLSHYSTFGSSSSVSEHSEKGNPLANGNDATVDKSHSTSKHKNISSMLSKLDRMSELSSEGQTALQQFAQSTEMLKRVVQEHLPLTSEHGTGISDMEAVSAAETMNGPSDFPYLGAFPINPGLFIMTPAGVFLAESALHMAGLAEYPMQNELASAINSGKKKRKRCGMCPPCRRRINCEQCSSCRNRKTGHQICKFRKCEELKKKPSAALEVMLPTGAAFRWFQ, encoded by the coding sequence ATGTCAAATTTGGGCTCCCATCAAGACACTGGGAACAAGCCAGAGAcggaaaaaaataaccaagaTGACTCTCAACCCCCTGTCAACTCCGAGAGGAGGAACAAAAGTGGAATAATAAGTGAACCTTTGAACAAAAGTCTTAAGAAGTCCCGTCCACTCTCCCACTATTCCACCTTTGGTAGCAGCAGCTCGGTAAGCGAACATTCAGAGAAAGGCAACCCCTTAGCTAATGGCAACGATGCGACTGTGGATAAAAGTCATTCTACCTCAAAGCACAAAAACATCTCTAGTATGCTGAGCAAATTAGACCGGATGTCGGAGCTCTCCTCAGAAGGACAGACCGCCCTCCAACAGTTTGCTCAGTCGACAGAAATGCTCAAAAGAGTGGTACAGGAGCATCTTCCTCTAACAAGCGAGCACGGGACTGGTATCTCTGACATGGAGGCAGTCTCAGCTGCAGAGACAATGAACGGCCCCTCTGATTTTCCTTACCTGGGGGCTTTTCCCATCAACCCAGGCCTTTTCATTATGACCCCTGCCGGCGTGTTTCTGGCAGAGAGCGCGCTCCATATGGCTGGCTTGGCAGAGTATCCCATGCAGAATGAGTTGGCATCTGCCATCAATTCGGGGAAAAAGAAACGGAAAAGATGCGGCATGTGCCCGCCCTGCCGAAGACGGATAAACTGCGAGCAGTGCAGCAGTTGTAGGAATCGCAAAACTGGCCACCAGATTTGCAAATTCCGAAAATGTGAAGAACTCAAAAAGAAGCCTTCTGCAGCACTGGAG